A window of Gambusia affinis linkage group LG03, SWU_Gaff_1.0, whole genome shotgun sequence contains these coding sequences:
- the LOC122828148 gene encoding AP2-associated protein kinase 1-like isoform X2, translated as MKKFFDSRRDFAGSGPGSGAGGGGTGSGGGGSFIGRVFSIGRYQVTVEEIVAEGGFAIVFLVRTHQGQRCALKRMYVNNEHDLRICKLEIQIMRDLVGNKNIVGFLDSSIAAVGAGDVWEVLILMDFCRGGQVVNLMNQRLQTGFSEAEVLRIFCDTCEAVARLHQCKTPIIHRDLKVENILLHDQGHYVLCDFGSATNHFQNPQTEGVAVIEEEIKKYTTLSYRAPEMVNLYGGKVITTKADIWALGCLLYKLCFFTLPFGESQVAICDGTFTIPDNSRYSQEMHCLIRYMLEPDPDKRPDIYQVSYFAFKLARQECPVPNLHNSPIPSKLPEPIRASEAVAKKSQTKARLTDPVPTTETSIAPRQRPKAGQPQSQPLSGILPIQPALTPRKRPNVATGTPPAFAVGINAAAAAAVQPAQQAPAVQASHQLTQTSNKQPQPPTHQQGLMKTQQASPFLIPKNNQQNLQHQHQTPSHASALLQSKAKPVSPVSALQLQQQHVVHEPAATHLAPIPESAVIAPTAAPETPGREMHKAGSLTPPSSPKMAPKSGHRRILSDVTHSTIFGVPVSKSTQLLQAAAAEASLNKSKSASTTPSGSPCSSQQNVYHPGGDAPSALAAPNAQPGWNPFGDDNFSKLTAEELLNKDFAKLSESAQPGEIDLTSSESLIPELGAFPAKAEVCVDSLIPGLEAPQPQRHSDSFTGEASLLGCDLLTHSSAGSHPVSALSSSFSSGPPGCGSGSCLEDLQPSQAADSFLLSGGKKGNDEEFDPIPVLIPKNSNQEVEVESNGYTMLEEGQEAEEVEENDPNNEGCEHSSDEDVEKAELKEEQEGRTVESIVAVQDCSGSRPLLMDSEDEEEHGHLVAPHSSVPLNTAPAQPPAAFRQLRSSAFAQNNSWNVAETGVTPDVFSKAPFPTSQEDSADVFANAPFPRAPFVAQHQLDVFSQAPFGKRKEVLAALPKTSYPQAAGGQTLTSDQGVLGQVAQQPFRPQALAKYSRHFEGSAAEQPVAAPGLSTPAVGPLQSWSEVNAVDPFVSAPFHLKAPQEKP; from the exons atgaagaaattttTTGACTCTCGTCGGGACTTTGCGGGCTCTGGGCCTGGTTCGGGAGCTGGTGGAGGAGGCACTGGTTCTGGCGGCGGCGGGAGCTTTATTGGACGGGTCTTCAGCATCGGAAGATATCAAGTGACTGTCGAGGAAATTGTTGCTGAAG GAGGTTTTGCGATTGTGTTTTTGGTGCGAACTCACCAAGGGCAACGTTGTGCTCTGAAAAGAATGTATGTCAACAATGAACATGATCTCAGGATCTGCAAACTTGAGATACAAATTATG agAGACTTGGTAGGCAACAAAAACATAGTTGGTTTCCTGGACTCCAGTATAGCAGCTGTGGGAGCTGGAGACGTGTGGGAAGTCTTGATCCTAATGGACTTCTGCCGAG GTGGGCAGGTGGTTAACCTGATGAACCAACGATTACAGACCGGCTTCAGTGAAGCTGAGGTGTTGAGGATCTTTTGTGACACATGTGAGGCCGTCGCTCGGCTTCATCAGTGCAAAACTCCCATCATCCATCGAGACCTCAAG GTGGAAAATATTCTCCTGCATGATCAGGGGCACTATGTGCTCTGTGATTTTGGAAGTGCCACAAATCATTTCCAAAACCCACAGACTGAAGGGGTTGCAGTCATagaagaggaaattaaaaa ATACACCACCCTGTCATACCGTGCTCCAGAGATGGTCAACCTTTATGGTGGaaaagtcatcacaacaaaaGCAGATATTTGG GCTTTGGGTTGTCTGCTCTATAAGCTCTGCTTCTTTACGCTTCCTTTTGGTGAGAGCCAAGTGGCTATCTGTGATGGTACCTTCACTATCCCAGACAATTCTCGTTACTCCCAGGAAATGCATTGTCTCATCA GATACATGCTGGAACCCGATCCTGACAAGAGACCAGATATTTACCAAGTGTCCTACTTTGCCTTCAAACTGGCCCGGCAGGAGTGTCCTGTCCCAAATCTGCAC AATTCCCCAATTCCTTCAAAACTTCCTGAGCCTATCCGAGCCAGTGAAGCAGTGGCCAAAAAGAGTCAAACCAAAGCCAG gcTAACCGACCCAGTTCCAACTACAGAAACCTCTATTGCACCTCGACAGCGACCCAAAGCTGGCCAGCCACAGTCGCAGCCTTTATCAGGCATTCTTCCCATCCAACCAGCTCTCACCCCACGCAAGAGGCCTAATGTGGCGACAGGAACACCGCCTGCTTTTG CGGTAGGAATCAATGCTGCAGCCGCAGCTGCTGTTCAACCTGCACAGCAAGCTCCAGCTGTACAGGCTTCTCATCAACTAACGCAGACGAGCAACAAGCAGCCACAGCCTCCAACACATCAGCAGGGCCTCATGAAGACACAGCAGGCCTCTCCCTTCCTAATCCCTAAAAATAATCAGCAG AACCTGCAGCACCAACACCAAACACCCTCCCATGCATCTGCTCTGCTGCAGTCCAAAGCTAAACCCGTTTCCCCAGTTTCCGCTCTGCAacttcagcagcagcatgtaGTCCACGAACCAGCCGCAACTCATCTTGCTCCCATTCCTGAGTCTGCAGTCATTGCTCCTACAGCTGCCCCAGAG ACTCCAGGCAGAGAGATGCACAAAGCTGGCTCTTTGACACCTCCTTCATCACCAAAGATGGCCCCAAAAAGCGGCCACAGACGAATCCTGAGCGATGTCACCCACAGTACCATCTTTGGAGTCCCAGTCAGCAAATCCACCCAGCTGCTCCAGGCAGCCGCAGCTGAGGCCAGCCTCAACAAGTCCAA ATCAGCCAGCACTACTCCTTCTGGCTCCCCCTGTTCGTCCCAGCAGAATGTGTATCATCCAGGTGGTGACGCTCCATCAGCGCTCGCTGCACCAAATGCTCAGCCTGGCTGGAACCCCTTTGGAGATGATAACTTCTCCAAGCTAACTGCAGAGGAACTGCTCAACAAAGACTTTGCAAAGCTATCTGAGT CTGCTCAGCCTGGTGAAATAGACCTCACCTCCAGTGAAAGTCTCATTCCAGAGCTCGGGGCTTTTCCAG CAAAGGCTGAGGTGTGTGTGGATTCCTTGATTCCTGGTTTGGAAGCTCCTCAGCCTCAGCGCCATTCAG ATTCTTTCACTGGGGAGGCATCTCTGCTGGGCTGTGATTTGCTAACTCATTCTTCTGCTGGAAGCCACCCTGTTTCAGCactctcttcctccttctcctctggCCCTCCTGGCTGTGGCTCCGGATCCTGTCTGGAGGATCTGCAACCCAGTCAGGCTGCTG ACTCTTTCCTCTTGTCTGGTGGGAAAAAGGGCAATGATGAAGAGTTTGACCCCATTCCTGTGCTCATTCCCAAAAACTCAAATCAAG AGGTTGAAGTGGAGAGTAATGGCTACACTATGCTAGAAGAGGGACAGGAGGCTGAAGAGGTTGAAGAAAATGATCCAAATAATGAGGGCTGTGAGCACTCCAGTGATGAAGATGTGGAGAAGGCTGAACttaaagaggagcaggagggaAGAACAGTCGAGAGTATTGTTGCTGTTCAAGACTGCAGTGGCTCTAGACCTCTACTGATGGACtctgaagatgaagaagagCATGGACATCTGGTAGCTCCCCATTCATCCGTGCCCCTCAACACAGCACCAGCACAACCACCTGCCGCCTTCCGTCAATTGAGGTCAAGCGCCTTTGCTCAGAATAATTCCTGGAATGTAGCAGAGACAGGTGTCACTCCAGATGTCTTCTCCAAAGCCCCCTTCCCAACTTCGCAAGAGGACTCCGCTGATGTTTTTGCCAATGCTCCATTTCCACGTGCCCCTTTTGTAGCTCAGCATCAGCTCGATGTGTTCTCTCAGGCTCCCTTTGGGAAAAGAAAGGAGGTCTTGGCTGCGCTCCCGAAGACCTCATACCCCCAAGCAGCTGGGGGTCAGACTTTAACCTCTGATCAAGGAGTGCTGGGACAGGTAGCTCAGCAACCGTTCCGCCCTCAAGCTCTGGCCAAATATTCCCGACACTTCGAAGGATCCGCAGCTGAGCAGCCGGTAGCAGCTCCTGGTTTGAGCACGCCAGCTGTCGGACCGCTACAGTCATGGTCAGAAGTTAATGCTGTAGACCCGTTCGTATCTGCACCCTTTCACCTCAAAGCACCGCAAGAAAAGCCCTGA
- the LOC122828148 gene encoding AP2-associated protein kinase 1-like isoform X9, translated as MKKFFDSRRDFAGSGPGSGAGGGGTGSGGGGSFIGRVFSIGRYQVTVEEIVAEGGFAIVFLVRTHQGQRCALKRMYVNNEHDLRICKLEIQIMRDLVGNKNIVGFLDSSIAAVGAGDVWEVLILMDFCRGGQVVNLMNQRLQTGFSEAEVLRIFCDTCEAVARLHQCKTPIIHRDLKVENILLHDQGHYVLCDFGSATNHFQNPQTEGVAVIEEEIKKYTTLSYRAPEMVNLYGGKVITTKADIWALGCLLYKLCFFTLPFGESQVAICDGTFTIPDNSRYSQEMHCLIRYMLEPDPDKRPDIYQVSYFAFKLARQECPVPNLHNSPIPSKLPEPIRASEAVAKKSQTKARLTDPVPTTETSIAPRQRPKAGQPQSQPLSGILPIQPALTPRKRPNVATGTPPAFAVGINAAAAAAVQPAQQAPAVQASHQLTQTSNKQPQPPTHQQGLMKTQQASPFLIPKNNQQNLQHQHQTPSHASALLQSKAKPVSPVSALQLQQQHVVHEPAATHLAPIPESAVIAPTAAPETPGREMHKAGSLTPPSSPKMAPKSGHRRILSDVTHSTIFGVPVSKSTQLLQAAAAEASLNKSKSASTTPSGSPCSSQQNVYHPGGDAPSALAAPNAQPGWNPFGDDNFSKLTAEELLNKDFAKLSESAQPGEIDLTSSESLIPELGAFPAKAEVCVDSLIPGLEAPQPQRHSGQPDRIAASMPDSFTGEASLLGCDLLTHSSAGSHPVSALSSSFSSGPPGCGSGSCLEDLQPSQAADSFLLSGGKKGNDEEFDPIPVLIPKNSNQGGHTHSNSGSSESSIPNLARSLLLVDQLIDL; from the exons atgaagaaattttTTGACTCTCGTCGGGACTTTGCGGGCTCTGGGCCTGGTTCGGGAGCTGGTGGAGGAGGCACTGGTTCTGGCGGCGGCGGGAGCTTTATTGGACGGGTCTTCAGCATCGGAAGATATCAAGTGACTGTCGAGGAAATTGTTGCTGAAG GAGGTTTTGCGATTGTGTTTTTGGTGCGAACTCACCAAGGGCAACGTTGTGCTCTGAAAAGAATGTATGTCAACAATGAACATGATCTCAGGATCTGCAAACTTGAGATACAAATTATG agAGACTTGGTAGGCAACAAAAACATAGTTGGTTTCCTGGACTCCAGTATAGCAGCTGTGGGAGCTGGAGACGTGTGGGAAGTCTTGATCCTAATGGACTTCTGCCGAG GTGGGCAGGTGGTTAACCTGATGAACCAACGATTACAGACCGGCTTCAGTGAAGCTGAGGTGTTGAGGATCTTTTGTGACACATGTGAGGCCGTCGCTCGGCTTCATCAGTGCAAAACTCCCATCATCCATCGAGACCTCAAG GTGGAAAATATTCTCCTGCATGATCAGGGGCACTATGTGCTCTGTGATTTTGGAAGTGCCACAAATCATTTCCAAAACCCACAGACTGAAGGGGTTGCAGTCATagaagaggaaattaaaaa ATACACCACCCTGTCATACCGTGCTCCAGAGATGGTCAACCTTTATGGTGGaaaagtcatcacaacaaaaGCAGATATTTGG GCTTTGGGTTGTCTGCTCTATAAGCTCTGCTTCTTTACGCTTCCTTTTGGTGAGAGCCAAGTGGCTATCTGTGATGGTACCTTCACTATCCCAGACAATTCTCGTTACTCCCAGGAAATGCATTGTCTCATCA GATACATGCTGGAACCCGATCCTGACAAGAGACCAGATATTTACCAAGTGTCCTACTTTGCCTTCAAACTGGCCCGGCAGGAGTGTCCTGTCCCAAATCTGCAC AATTCCCCAATTCCTTCAAAACTTCCTGAGCCTATCCGAGCCAGTGAAGCAGTGGCCAAAAAGAGTCAAACCAAAGCCAG gcTAACCGACCCAGTTCCAACTACAGAAACCTCTATTGCACCTCGACAGCGACCCAAAGCTGGCCAGCCACAGTCGCAGCCTTTATCAGGCATTCTTCCCATCCAACCAGCTCTCACCCCACGCAAGAGGCCTAATGTGGCGACAGGAACACCGCCTGCTTTTG CGGTAGGAATCAATGCTGCAGCCGCAGCTGCTGTTCAACCTGCACAGCAAGCTCCAGCTGTACAGGCTTCTCATCAACTAACGCAGACGAGCAACAAGCAGCCACAGCCTCCAACACATCAGCAGGGCCTCATGAAGACACAGCAGGCCTCTCCCTTCCTAATCCCTAAAAATAATCAGCAG AACCTGCAGCACCAACACCAAACACCCTCCCATGCATCTGCTCTGCTGCAGTCCAAAGCTAAACCCGTTTCCCCAGTTTCCGCTCTGCAacttcagcagcagcatgtaGTCCACGAACCAGCCGCAACTCATCTTGCTCCCATTCCTGAGTCTGCAGTCATTGCTCCTACAGCTGCCCCAGAG ACTCCAGGCAGAGAGATGCACAAAGCTGGCTCTTTGACACCTCCTTCATCACCAAAGATGGCCCCAAAAAGCGGCCACAGACGAATCCTGAGCGATGTCACCCACAGTACCATCTTTGGAGTCCCAGTCAGCAAATCCACCCAGCTGCTCCAGGCAGCCGCAGCTGAGGCCAGCCTCAACAAGTCCAA ATCAGCCAGCACTACTCCTTCTGGCTCCCCCTGTTCGTCCCAGCAGAATGTGTATCATCCAGGTGGTGACGCTCCATCAGCGCTCGCTGCACCAAATGCTCAGCCTGGCTGGAACCCCTTTGGAGATGATAACTTCTCCAAGCTAACTGCAGAGGAACTGCTCAACAAAGACTTTGCAAAGCTATCTGAGT CTGCTCAGCCTGGTGAAATAGACCTCACCTCCAGTGAAAGTCTCATTCCAGAGCTCGGGGCTTTTCCAG CAAAGGCTGAGGTGTGTGTGGATTCCTTGATTCCTGGTTTGGAAGCTCCTCAGCCTCAGCGCCATTCAGGTCAGCCAGATCGTATTGCTGCCAGCATGCCAG ATTCTTTCACTGGGGAGGCATCTCTGCTGGGCTGTGATTTGCTAACTCATTCTTCTGCTGGAAGCCACCCTGTTTCAGCactctcttcctccttctcctctggCCCTCCTGGCTGTGGCTCCGGATCCTGTCTGGAGGATCTGCAACCCAGTCAGGCTGCTG ACTCTTTCCTCTTGTCTGGTGGGAAAAAGGGCAATGATGAAGAGTTTGACCCCATTCCTGTGCTCATTCCCAAAAACTCAAATCAAG GTGGTCACACTCACAGCAACAGTGGCAGTTCAGAGTCCAGCATCCCCAACTTGGCGCGCTCCCTTCTGCTGGTGGATCAGCTCATCGACCTCTAG
- the LOC122828148 gene encoding AP2-associated protein kinase 1-like isoform X7 gives MKKFFDSRRDFAGSGPGSGAGGGGTGSGGGGSFIGRVFSIGRYQVTVEEIVAEGGFAIVFLVRTHQGQRCALKRMYVNNEHDLRICKLEIQIMRDLVGNKNIVGFLDSSIAAVGAGDVWEVLILMDFCRGGQVVNLMNQRLQTGFSEAEVLRIFCDTCEAVARLHQCKTPIIHRDLKVENILLHDQGHYVLCDFGSATNHFQNPQTEGVAVIEEEIKKYTTLSYRAPEMVNLYGGKVITTKADIWALGCLLYKLCFFTLPFGESQVAICDGTFTIPDNSRYSQEMHCLIRYMLEPDPDKRPDIYQVSYFAFKLARQECPVPNLHNSPIPSKLPEPIRASEAVAKKSQTKARLTDPVPTTETSIAPRQRPKAGQPQSQPLSGILPIQPALTPRKRPNVATGTPPAFAVGINAAAAAAVQPAQQAPAVQASHQLTQTSNKQPQPPTHQQGLMKTQQASPFLIPKNNQQNLQHQHQTPSHASALLQSKAKPVSPVSALQLQQQHVVHEPAATHLAPIPESAVIAPTAAPETPGREMHKAGSLTPPSSPKMAPKSGHRRILSDVTHSTIFGVPVSKSTQLLQAAAAEASLNKSKSASTTPSGSPCSSQQNVYHPGGDAPSALAAPNAQPGWNPFGDDNFSKLTAEELLNKDFAKLSESAQPGEIDLTSSESLIPELGAFPAKAEVCVDSLIPGLEAPQPQRHSEVEVESNGYTMLEEGQEAEEVEENDPNNEGCEHSSDEDVEKAELKEEQEGRTVESIVAVQDCSGSRPLLMDSEDEEEHGHLVAPHSSVPLNTAPAQPPAAFRQLRSSAFAQNNSWNVAETGVTPDVFSKAPFPTSQEDSADVFANAPFPRAPFVAQHQLDVFSQAPFGKRKEVLAALPKTSYPQAAGGQTLTSDQGVLGQVAQQPFRPQALAKYSRHFEGSAAEQPVAAPGLSTPAVGPLQSWSEVNAVDPFVSAPFHLKAPQEKP, from the exons atgaagaaattttTTGACTCTCGTCGGGACTTTGCGGGCTCTGGGCCTGGTTCGGGAGCTGGTGGAGGAGGCACTGGTTCTGGCGGCGGCGGGAGCTTTATTGGACGGGTCTTCAGCATCGGAAGATATCAAGTGACTGTCGAGGAAATTGTTGCTGAAG GAGGTTTTGCGATTGTGTTTTTGGTGCGAACTCACCAAGGGCAACGTTGTGCTCTGAAAAGAATGTATGTCAACAATGAACATGATCTCAGGATCTGCAAACTTGAGATACAAATTATG agAGACTTGGTAGGCAACAAAAACATAGTTGGTTTCCTGGACTCCAGTATAGCAGCTGTGGGAGCTGGAGACGTGTGGGAAGTCTTGATCCTAATGGACTTCTGCCGAG GTGGGCAGGTGGTTAACCTGATGAACCAACGATTACAGACCGGCTTCAGTGAAGCTGAGGTGTTGAGGATCTTTTGTGACACATGTGAGGCCGTCGCTCGGCTTCATCAGTGCAAAACTCCCATCATCCATCGAGACCTCAAG GTGGAAAATATTCTCCTGCATGATCAGGGGCACTATGTGCTCTGTGATTTTGGAAGTGCCACAAATCATTTCCAAAACCCACAGACTGAAGGGGTTGCAGTCATagaagaggaaattaaaaa ATACACCACCCTGTCATACCGTGCTCCAGAGATGGTCAACCTTTATGGTGGaaaagtcatcacaacaaaaGCAGATATTTGG GCTTTGGGTTGTCTGCTCTATAAGCTCTGCTTCTTTACGCTTCCTTTTGGTGAGAGCCAAGTGGCTATCTGTGATGGTACCTTCACTATCCCAGACAATTCTCGTTACTCCCAGGAAATGCATTGTCTCATCA GATACATGCTGGAACCCGATCCTGACAAGAGACCAGATATTTACCAAGTGTCCTACTTTGCCTTCAAACTGGCCCGGCAGGAGTGTCCTGTCCCAAATCTGCAC AATTCCCCAATTCCTTCAAAACTTCCTGAGCCTATCCGAGCCAGTGAAGCAGTGGCCAAAAAGAGTCAAACCAAAGCCAG gcTAACCGACCCAGTTCCAACTACAGAAACCTCTATTGCACCTCGACAGCGACCCAAAGCTGGCCAGCCACAGTCGCAGCCTTTATCAGGCATTCTTCCCATCCAACCAGCTCTCACCCCACGCAAGAGGCCTAATGTGGCGACAGGAACACCGCCTGCTTTTG CGGTAGGAATCAATGCTGCAGCCGCAGCTGCTGTTCAACCTGCACAGCAAGCTCCAGCTGTACAGGCTTCTCATCAACTAACGCAGACGAGCAACAAGCAGCCACAGCCTCCAACACATCAGCAGGGCCTCATGAAGACACAGCAGGCCTCTCCCTTCCTAATCCCTAAAAATAATCAGCAG AACCTGCAGCACCAACACCAAACACCCTCCCATGCATCTGCTCTGCTGCAGTCCAAAGCTAAACCCGTTTCCCCAGTTTCCGCTCTGCAacttcagcagcagcatgtaGTCCACGAACCAGCCGCAACTCATCTTGCTCCCATTCCTGAGTCTGCAGTCATTGCTCCTACAGCTGCCCCAGAG ACTCCAGGCAGAGAGATGCACAAAGCTGGCTCTTTGACACCTCCTTCATCACCAAAGATGGCCCCAAAAAGCGGCCACAGACGAATCCTGAGCGATGTCACCCACAGTACCATCTTTGGAGTCCCAGTCAGCAAATCCACCCAGCTGCTCCAGGCAGCCGCAGCTGAGGCCAGCCTCAACAAGTCCAA ATCAGCCAGCACTACTCCTTCTGGCTCCCCCTGTTCGTCCCAGCAGAATGTGTATCATCCAGGTGGTGACGCTCCATCAGCGCTCGCTGCACCAAATGCTCAGCCTGGCTGGAACCCCTTTGGAGATGATAACTTCTCCAAGCTAACTGCAGAGGAACTGCTCAACAAAGACTTTGCAAAGCTATCTGAGT CTGCTCAGCCTGGTGAAATAGACCTCACCTCCAGTGAAAGTCTCATTCCAGAGCTCGGGGCTTTTCCAG CAAAGGCTGAGGTGTGTGTGGATTCCTTGATTCCTGGTTTGGAAGCTCCTCAGCCTCAGCGCCATTCAG AGGTTGAAGTGGAGAGTAATGGCTACACTATGCTAGAAGAGGGACAGGAGGCTGAAGAGGTTGAAGAAAATGATCCAAATAATGAGGGCTGTGAGCACTCCAGTGATGAAGATGTGGAGAAGGCTGAACttaaagaggagcaggagggaAGAACAGTCGAGAGTATTGTTGCTGTTCAAGACTGCAGTGGCTCTAGACCTCTACTGATGGACtctgaagatgaagaagagCATGGACATCTGGTAGCTCCCCATTCATCCGTGCCCCTCAACACAGCACCAGCACAACCACCTGCCGCCTTCCGTCAATTGAGGTCAAGCGCCTTTGCTCAGAATAATTCCTGGAATGTAGCAGAGACAGGTGTCACTCCAGATGTCTTCTCCAAAGCCCCCTTCCCAACTTCGCAAGAGGACTCCGCTGATGTTTTTGCCAATGCTCCATTTCCACGTGCCCCTTTTGTAGCTCAGCATCAGCTCGATGTGTTCTCTCAGGCTCCCTTTGGGAAAAGAAAGGAGGTCTTGGCTGCGCTCCCGAAGACCTCATACCCCCAAGCAGCTGGGGGTCAGACTTTAACCTCTGATCAAGGAGTGCTGGGACAGGTAGCTCAGCAACCGTTCCGCCCTCAAGCTCTGGCCAAATATTCCCGACACTTCGAAGGATCCGCAGCTGAGCAGCCGGTAGCAGCTCCTGGTTTGAGCACGCCAGCTGTCGGACCGCTACAGTCATGGTCAGAAGTTAATGCTGTAGACCCGTTCGTATCTGCACCCTTTCACCTCAAAGCACCGCAAGAAAAGCCCTGA